A single genomic interval of Candidatus Jordarchaeales archaeon harbors:
- a CDS encoding polyprenyl synthetase family protein, with amino-acid sequence MSFEEIVSRHLERINAAIDSFLDTKISHAFTPYHAEYYSNIKEFIMRGGKRLRPVSLVNAYFGVGGKNRGDIYKASIAVELLHNATLIHDDLIDHDETRRGKETFHVKYRNWYNEHFKGERGEDFGMTMAILGGNTVYNLGVEALLESGFSAELVCRAVDRYQRVFEEIIEGVMYEMILSFKDHVKLDEYMKMIKMKTAALLEASVEIGAILGGGSEEQIKSLKEYSVLVGQAFQIQDDILGTFGKEEETGKPTDGDIKEGKKTALVVYALESAGPMELNMLRSVLGKRNATPKEVESVRRIFLETGALEKAREKAIKLKEEAKEKIKSMKPPLTREAEEYFLKLADFVVERIY; translated from the coding sequence TTGAGCTTCGAGGAGATCGTTTCAAGGCATCTTGAAAGAATTAATGCTGCAATTGACAGCTTTCTCGACACGAAGATAAGCCATGCTTTTACTCCATACCACGCCGAGTACTACTCGAACATAAAGGAGTTCATCATGAGGGGAGGTAAAAGGCTTAGACCAGTGTCCCTGGTTAACGCATATTTTGGGGTCGGCGGAAAAAACAGAGGAGACATATATAAGGCTTCGATTGCTGTGGAATTGCTGCACAATGCAACCCTTATACACGACGACTTAATAGATCACGACGAAACGCGTAGAGGGAAAGAGACATTTCACGTCAAGTACAGGAACTGGTACAATGAGCACTTTAAAGGGGAACGGGGTGAAGACTTTGGAATGACGATGGCCATTCTTGGAGGTAACACTGTTTACAACTTAGGTGTGGAAGCTTTGCTTGAATCCGGGTTTTCTGCGGAGCTTGTCTGCAGGGCAGTGGATAGGTATCAGAGAGTTTTCGAGGAAATAATAGAGGGTGTAATGTATGAGATGATTCTTTCGTTTAAAGACCATGTGAAGCTTGACGAGTACATGAAGATGATAAAGATGAAGACCGCTGCCTTACTTGAAGCGTCCGTTGAAATAGGGGCCATACTAGGCGGGGGAAGTGAGGAACAGATAAAGTCATTGAAAGAATACTCCGTGCTTGTTGGGCAAGCTTTCCAGATACAGGACGACATACTGGGGACATTTGGTAAGGAGGAAGAGACTGGGAAGCCTACAGACGGGGACATAAAAGAGGGTAAGAAAACTGCTTTAGTGGTCTATGCGTTGGAATCCGCTGGGCCCATGGAGCTGAACATGCTTAGAAGCGTGCTCGGAAAAAGGAATGCCACTCCAAAAGAGGTGGAGAGCGTTAGGAGGATATTCTTAGAAACAGGGGCACTTGAAAAAGCGCGTGAAAAAGCAATCAAACTTAAGGAAGAAGCAAAGGAGAAGATTAAAAGTATGAAGCCCCCCCTCACCAGGGAGGCTGAAGAGTACTTCCTCAAACTAGCCGACTTCGTAGTTGAAAGAATATACTAG
- the moaA gene encoding GTP 3',8-cyclase MoaA, which translates to MLVDRFGRQVSNLRISLTQKCNLACFYCHHEGEGCSGGLREQDSMTPDEVAFIVGAAAELGVRSVKLTGGEPLLYDGVEEVVRKISSVKGVVDVSMTTNGVLLSEWAERLARAGLSRVNVSLDTLSREKYKMITGRDDFEKVIEGIDAALDVGLTPVKLNMVLLKGVNVSELESMIEFVRGREGCVLQVIELVPRIPALEKYHISPLFVEEMLERRAVRVVVRGMHRRKKFFLEGGGEVEVVRPVHNSEFCANCNRLRVTSDGKLKPCLMRNDNLVDVLTPIRRGASKEEVKRLLLEAVSRRTPYYRC; encoded by the coding sequence ATGCTCGTAGACCGCTTTGGGCGACAGGTCAGCAACCTTAGGATTTCTCTTACCCAGAAATGCAATCTGGCATGTTTTTACTGTCACCATGAGGGAGAGGGGTGTAGTGGTGGACTGCGCGAACAAGACAGCATGACGCCAGACGAGGTGGCGTTCATAGTTGGAGCTGCAGCGGAGCTGGGTGTGCGGAGCGTTAAATTGACGGGGGGAGAGCCTCTTCTGTACGATGGGGTTGAGGAAGTTGTCAGGAAGATATCATCAGTTAAGGGTGTAGTTGACGTATCAATGACTACCAACGGCGTGCTTTTATCTGAGTGGGCTGAGAGGTTAGCTAGAGCTGGGCTGAGTAGGGTTAATGTGAGCTTAGACACTCTTTCAAGGGAAAAATACAAGATGATAACGGGGAGAGACGACTTCGAGAAGGTTATAGAAGGAATAGATGCGGCCCTCGATGTAGGTTTAACTCCAGTTAAGCTGAATATGGTTCTACTGAAGGGGGTCAACGTGTCAGAGTTGGAGTCGATGATCGAGTTTGTGAGGGGGAGAGAAGGGTGTGTGCTGCAGGTTATAGAGCTTGTCCCTAGAATCCCGGCGCTCGAAAAATACCACATTAGCCCATTATTTGTTGAAGAGATGCTTGAACGGAGGGCGGTTAGAGTCGTCGTAAGGGGGATGCATAGAAGGAAAAAATTCTTCTTAGAAGGAGGGGGGGAGGTTGAAGTAGTCAGGCCCGTTCACAACAGCGAGTTTTGCGCTAACTGCAATAGGTTGAGAGTTACAAGCGACGGGAAGCTGAAGCCTTGCCTGATGCGCAACGATAACTTGGTCGACGTTCTCACCCC